In Pseudothermotoga hypogea DSM 11164 = NBRC 106472, the following are encoded in one genomic region:
- a CDS encoding glycosyl hydrolase 53 family protein, with the protein MKGLWKVGVIVLMLSSLVFASEKPFIFGVDVSMLYEIERLGGRFYDAGVEIDCLQILKGYGVNWVRLRIWNDPTNLGGGNCNHENMTDLAAKAKKYGLKVLVDFHYSDWWADPGKQNKPKAWNDLHGEDLQKALYDYTKFVLEYMKERDVHVDMVQVGNELNNGFLWPDGQISGPNAGGFDGFTALLKAAVKAVRDFDPNVPIVVHLAEGGNNSLFRWFFDELVKRDVDFDIIGVSYYPYWHGTLEELSFNLNDVSQRYRKDVLVVETAYPWTLQDADGHANIFGDESLQWTAGYLATVRGQMSFLRDLIRVLKQVPEARGLGLFYWEGAWIPVKGAGWKTGEGNPWENQTLFDFQGNALETLKIFRNYEELLEEKAELVRVFPVSLESIVGERMELPQKVQALFSDDSLRSVRVVWQVEEEELKQVGEHRIVGKILDYDSTVEAKLLIKEPTNYLSNWSFETGNFEPWIVEGNKQSVKVVRANPPQNAHHGVYAVNYWLDKPFEFEMYQIVRDLPEGTYKLSMWIQGSGGDEVELSISEHGGERASVRIENRGWLQWNHPVLEVRITSRVVKISLRVKGKAGNWGWVDEFQLIRVK; encoded by the coding sequence ATGAAGGGTCTATGGAAGGTGGGTGTGATAGTCTTGATGCTCTCAAGCCTGGTCTTCGCTTCTGAAAAACCTTTCATCTTTGGTGTCGATGTTTCGATGCTGTACGAAATCGAAAGGCTCGGTGGGCGATTCTACGACGCCGGAGTAGAGATAGACTGTCTTCAGATCCTGAAAGGTTACGGCGTGAACTGGGTCAGACTCCGAATTTGGAACGATCCAACGAACTTGGGCGGTGGGAACTGCAACCACGAGAACATGACCGACTTGGCTGCCAAGGCAAAGAAGTATGGTTTGAAGGTCTTGGTAGATTTTCATTACAGTGATTGGTGGGCAGACCCTGGCAAGCAGAACAAGCCGAAGGCGTGGAACGATCTTCACGGTGAAGATCTACAGAAGGCGCTGTACGACTACACGAAGTTCGTGCTCGAGTACATGAAAGAGCGAGACGTTCATGTGGACATGGTGCAGGTGGGTAACGAACTGAACAACGGCTTTCTCTGGCCCGACGGTCAGATATCTGGTCCCAACGCGGGTGGTTTCGACGGTTTCACAGCACTGCTCAAAGCTGCGGTGAAGGCGGTACGAGATTTCGATCCAAACGTTCCCATCGTGGTTCACCTGGCCGAGGGTGGAAACAACTCACTGTTCAGATGGTTCTTCGACGAACTTGTCAAAAGAGACGTTGACTTCGACATCATCGGAGTTTCCTACTATCCTTACTGGCACGGTACGTTGGAAGAGTTGAGCTTCAATCTGAACGATGTCTCACAACGTTACAGAAAAGATGTGCTCGTCGTCGAGACGGCGTACCCATGGACGTTGCAGGATGCAGATGGTCATGCGAACATCTTCGGTGACGAAAGTCTCCAATGGACGGCAGGTTATTTGGCGACCGTTCGAGGACAGATGAGTTTTCTCAGAGACCTGATCAGAGTTTTGAAACAAGTACCCGAAGCTAGAGGATTGGGTCTTTTCTACTGGGAGGGTGCGTGGATCCCAGTGAAAGGGGCCGGTTGGAAAACTGGTGAAGGAAACCCTTGGGAGAACCAGACGCTTTTCGATTTTCAGGGTAACGCGCTTGAGACTTTGAAGATCTTCCGCAACTACGAAGAATTGCTCGAAGAGAAGGCTGAGCTCGTTCGAGTGTTCCCTGTGAGTTTGGAATCGATCGTGGGCGAGAGGATGGAACTTCCCCAGAAAGTTCAAGCACTCTTTTCGGACGATTCTTTGAGGTCCGTTCGTGTGGTTTGGCAAGTAGAAGAAGAGGAACTGAAGCAAGTGGGGGAACATCGAATAGTGGGAAAGATTCTTGATTACGACTCCACCGTTGAAGCCAAACTGTTGATCAAGGAGCCGACGAACTATCTTTCTAACTGGAGCTTCGAGACGGGCAACTTCGAACCATGGATCGTCGAAGGCAACAAGCAGTCGGTCAAAGTTGTGCGTGCGAATCCTCCACAGAATGCGCACCACGGTGTGTATGCCGTGAACTATTGGCTCGACAAGCCCTTCGAATTCGAAATGTACCAGATCGTACGGGATCTTCCCGAAGGAACATACAAACTCTCGATGTGGATCCAGGGCAGTGGTGGAGATGAGGTTGAACTATCGATCAGCGAGCATGGTGGTGAAAGAGCGTCTGTGAGAATAGAAAACAGAGGATGGCTCCAGTGGAACCATCCTGTCTTAGAGGTAAGGATCACGAGCAGAGTTGTCAAAATCAGCCTTCGTGTGAAAGGCAAAGCTGGAAACTGGGGCTGGGTCGACGAATTTCAGCTGATCAGGGTGAAGTGA